Proteins found in one Ammospiza nelsoni isolate bAmmNel1 chromosome 15, bAmmNel1.pri, whole genome shotgun sequence genomic segment:
- the ZBTB33 gene encoding transcriptional regulator Kaiso isoform X2 — protein MEEKKLISATDTQYSSVLLQSLNEQRGHGLFCDVTVIVEDRKFRAHRNILSASSTYFHQLFSVAGQVVELSFVRAEIFAEILNYIYSSKIISVRSDLLDELIKSGQELGVKFIADLGIPPAEGKNVPSEVKDSASKTSASSPNQRDAETQVTVIRPEGQEAADGMPVITQSFSLHGIEYETTKITVSDLDEEDDDVIFCSEIVPPKECTKDKNAASQSQPCSSPAGASDQKSCGSGGSPHVTNSTAPQNLTLSATQLSPSQTQAGAEPFASATPQHFTPNIIVLNKPLLNSSLGASSLHQTHVTPTINLLEENQQLSNNGSVTEVEGTAVDDEEVVEDDVDIISSSSPGLVSSSSLVQQSSVPKAGSTEGSGVQKKQVVTFSQEPSTKAGELKIKISDVLSGNNKELSSGLTSKNVADGQKIITLDTATEIGGLSTGCKVYANIGEDTYDIVIPVKGDSEGGEAKPDDTPKKSDDESPKGKRMKVKHDDHYELIVDGRVYYICIVCKRSYACLTSLRRHFNVHSWEKKYPCRYCDKVFALAEYRTKHELHHTGERRYQCLTCGKSFINYQITISHIKSVHSQDPSGETKLYRLHPCRSLQIRQYTYISDRPSSVPGISQGGVVYRVGSGKDGTEGATSNSPAKQITWDDIFIPQGNETIFKQNPSEGSTEFEFVIPESY, from the coding sequence atggaggaaaaaaaacttatttctgcAACAGACACACAATATTCTAGCGTGCTCCTTCAGTCTTTGAATGAACAACGTGGCCATGGACTTTTTTGTGATGTTACAGTCATCGTGGAGGACCGGAAATTTCGAGCTCACAGAAACATCCTTTCAGCCTCAAGCACATATTTTCACCAGCTTTTCTCAGTGGCTGGTCAAGTGGTTGAACTGAGCTTTGTAAGAGCAGAAATTTTTGCAGAAAttcttaattatatttatagttCCAAAATAATCAGCGTCCGATCTGATTTACTTGATGAACTGATTAAatcagggcaggagctgggtgttAAATTCATAGCTGATCTGGGCATCCCTCCGGCCGAAGGCAAGAATGTGCCCAGCGAGGTCAAAGACAGTGCTTCAAAAACTTCAGCTTCTAGTCCAAATCAAAGAGATGCTGAAACACAGGTGACTGTAATCAGGCCAGAGGgccaggaggcagcagatgggATGCCTGTTATAACACAGTCATTCTCCTTACATGGCATAGAATATGAGACTACAAAAATTACAGTGAGCGATTtggatgaggaggatgatgatgTCATTTTTTGTTCTGAGATTGTTCCTCCAAAAGAATGTACTAAAGACAAAAATGCTGCAAGCCAGAGCCAGCCTTGCTCAAGTCCAGCTGGAGCTTCTGACCAAAAATCCTGTGGCAGTGGTGGCTCTCCCCATGTGACAAACAGCACAGCGCCTCAGAACCTCACTTTGTCTGCCACTCAGCTGAGCCCGAGCCAgacacaggcaggagctgaacCATTCGCCTCGGCAACGCCGCAGCATTTTACTCCTAATATCATCGtgctgaacaagcctctgctTAACTCCTCACTTGGTGCCAGCTCCTTGCATCAAACACATGTGACTCCTACAATTAATTTACTTGAGGAGAACCAGCAGCTATCCAATAATGGCTCTGTAACTGAAGTGGAAGGAACTGCTGTTGATGATGAAGAGGTTGTTGAAGATGATGTTGATATCATTAGCTCCTCTAGTCCTGGTTtggtcagcagcagctctttggtTCAGCAATCTTCTGTTCCTAAGGCAGGGAGCACTGAAGGATCAGGTGTACAGAAAAAACAGGTTGTAACATTTTCCCAAGAGCCATCTACTAAAGCTGgagagctgaaaataaaaatctcagatGTCCTTTCTGGAAACAACAAGGAATTAAGTTCGGGTCTAACGTCGAAGAATGTGGCAGATGGGCAGAAAATCATAACATTGGATACAGCAACTGAAATAGGAGGCTTGTCCACGGGCTGTAAGGTGTATGCAAATATCGGTGAGGACACCTACGACATAGTCATCCCTGTGAAGGGTGACTCTGAGGGAGGGGAAGCCAAGCCCGATGACACACCCAAAAAGTCCGACGATGAATCTCCAAAGGGGAAACGCATGAAAGTGAAGCACGACGACCACTACGAGCTCATAGTGGATGGCAGAGTCTACTACATCTGCATCGTGTGCAAGAGGTCCTACGCGTGCCTGACCAGCCTGCGGAGACATTTCAACGTGCACTCCTGGGAGAAGAAGTACCCCTGTCGCTACTGTGACAAAGTCTTTGCCCTGGCAGAGTATCGCACCAAGCACGAACTGCACCACACCGGGGAGCGCAGGTACCAGTGCTTGACGTGCGGCAAATCCTTCATCAACTACCAGATCACCATCTCCCACATCAAATCCGTGCACAGCCAGGACCCCTCCGGGGAGACCAAGCTGTACAGGCTGCacccctgcaggtccctgcagaTCCGGCAGTACACCTACATCAGCGACCGGCCCAGCAGCGTCCCGGGCATCAGCCAGGGGGGAGTTGTGTACCGTGTGGGCTCAGGGAAGGATGGCACTGAGGGAGCAACGTCCAACTCTCCGGCCAAACAAATCACCTGGGATGACATTTTCATTCCGCAGGGAAATGAAAcgatttttaaacaaaacccGTCAGAAGGAAGTACTGAATTTGAGTTTGTGATACCAGAATCTTACTGA
- the ZBTB33 gene encoding transcriptional regulator Kaiso isoform X1, giving the protein MDARAAAAEGMEEKKLISATDTQYSSVLLQSLNEQRGHGLFCDVTVIVEDRKFRAHRNILSASSTYFHQLFSVAGQVVELSFVRAEIFAEILNYIYSSKIISVRSDLLDELIKSGQELGVKFIADLGIPPAEGKNVPSEVKDSASKTSASSPNQRDAETQVTVIRPEGQEAADGMPVITQSFSLHGIEYETTKITVSDLDEEDDDVIFCSEIVPPKECTKDKNAASQSQPCSSPAGASDQKSCGSGGSPHVTNSTAPQNLTLSATQLSPSQTQAGAEPFASATPQHFTPNIIVLNKPLLNSSLGASSLHQTHVTPTINLLEENQQLSNNGSVTEVEGTAVDDEEVVEDDVDIISSSSPGLVSSSSLVQQSSVPKAGSTEGSGVQKKQVVTFSQEPSTKAGELKIKISDVLSGNNKELSSGLTSKNVADGQKIITLDTATEIGGLSTGCKVYANIGEDTYDIVIPVKGDSEGGEAKPDDTPKKSDDESPKGKRMKVKHDDHYELIVDGRVYYICIVCKRSYACLTSLRRHFNVHSWEKKYPCRYCDKVFALAEYRTKHELHHTGERRYQCLTCGKSFINYQITISHIKSVHSQDPSGETKLYRLHPCRSLQIRQYTYISDRPSSVPGISQGGVVYRVGSGKDGTEGATSNSPAKQITWDDIFIPQGNETIFKQNPSEGSTEFEFVIPESY; this is encoded by the coding sequence gaatggaggaaaaaaaacttatttctgcAACAGACACACAATATTCTAGCGTGCTCCTTCAGTCTTTGAATGAACAACGTGGCCATGGACTTTTTTGTGATGTTACAGTCATCGTGGAGGACCGGAAATTTCGAGCTCACAGAAACATCCTTTCAGCCTCAAGCACATATTTTCACCAGCTTTTCTCAGTGGCTGGTCAAGTGGTTGAACTGAGCTTTGTAAGAGCAGAAATTTTTGCAGAAAttcttaattatatttatagttCCAAAATAATCAGCGTCCGATCTGATTTACTTGATGAACTGATTAAatcagggcaggagctgggtgttAAATTCATAGCTGATCTGGGCATCCCTCCGGCCGAAGGCAAGAATGTGCCCAGCGAGGTCAAAGACAGTGCTTCAAAAACTTCAGCTTCTAGTCCAAATCAAAGAGATGCTGAAACACAGGTGACTGTAATCAGGCCAGAGGgccaggaggcagcagatgggATGCCTGTTATAACACAGTCATTCTCCTTACATGGCATAGAATATGAGACTACAAAAATTACAGTGAGCGATTtggatgaggaggatgatgatgTCATTTTTTGTTCTGAGATTGTTCCTCCAAAAGAATGTACTAAAGACAAAAATGCTGCAAGCCAGAGCCAGCCTTGCTCAAGTCCAGCTGGAGCTTCTGACCAAAAATCCTGTGGCAGTGGTGGCTCTCCCCATGTGACAAACAGCACAGCGCCTCAGAACCTCACTTTGTCTGCCACTCAGCTGAGCCCGAGCCAgacacaggcaggagctgaacCATTCGCCTCGGCAACGCCGCAGCATTTTACTCCTAATATCATCGtgctgaacaagcctctgctTAACTCCTCACTTGGTGCCAGCTCCTTGCATCAAACACATGTGACTCCTACAATTAATTTACTTGAGGAGAACCAGCAGCTATCCAATAATGGCTCTGTAACTGAAGTGGAAGGAACTGCTGTTGATGATGAAGAGGTTGTTGAAGATGATGTTGATATCATTAGCTCCTCTAGTCCTGGTTtggtcagcagcagctctttggtTCAGCAATCTTCTGTTCCTAAGGCAGGGAGCACTGAAGGATCAGGTGTACAGAAAAAACAGGTTGTAACATTTTCCCAAGAGCCATCTACTAAAGCTGgagagctgaaaataaaaatctcagatGTCCTTTCTGGAAACAACAAGGAATTAAGTTCGGGTCTAACGTCGAAGAATGTGGCAGATGGGCAGAAAATCATAACATTGGATACAGCAACTGAAATAGGAGGCTTGTCCACGGGCTGTAAGGTGTATGCAAATATCGGTGAGGACACCTACGACATAGTCATCCCTGTGAAGGGTGACTCTGAGGGAGGGGAAGCCAAGCCCGATGACACACCCAAAAAGTCCGACGATGAATCTCCAAAGGGGAAACGCATGAAAGTGAAGCACGACGACCACTACGAGCTCATAGTGGATGGCAGAGTCTACTACATCTGCATCGTGTGCAAGAGGTCCTACGCGTGCCTGACCAGCCTGCGGAGACATTTCAACGTGCACTCCTGGGAGAAGAAGTACCCCTGTCGCTACTGTGACAAAGTCTTTGCCCTGGCAGAGTATCGCACCAAGCACGAACTGCACCACACCGGGGAGCGCAGGTACCAGTGCTTGACGTGCGGCAAATCCTTCATCAACTACCAGATCACCATCTCCCACATCAAATCCGTGCACAGCCAGGACCCCTCCGGGGAGACCAAGCTGTACAGGCTGCacccctgcaggtccctgcagaTCCGGCAGTACACCTACATCAGCGACCGGCCCAGCAGCGTCCCGGGCATCAGCCAGGGGGGAGTTGTGTACCGTGTGGGCTCAGGGAAGGATGGCACTGAGGGAGCAACGTCCAACTCTCCGGCCAAACAAATCACCTGGGATGACATTTTCATTCCGCAGGGAAATGAAAcgatttttaaacaaaacccGTCAGAAGGAAGTACTGAATTTGAGTTTGTGATACCAGAATCTTACTGA